A genome region from Bradyrhizobium commune includes the following:
- a CDS encoding sulfite exporter TauE/SafE family protein translates to MPDISTLLLLSLAVFAGAFVSGLSGFAFSAVAGAILLRVFKPLEAVPLMMACSIGVQATNLWALRRSIRWEGSLLLIVGGLIGVPIAVSLLQSTDTHLLRRGFGVVVALYAAYMLLRPTLVTAGEAVGRHWVALIGFGGGLVGGLTAMPGAIPTIWCDMRGMPKSEQRGLVQPFIAAMQLFAIVLLVGHQDLSSQVFVDLAVSLPALFAGSALGVIAFHRVNETIFRKTVLVLLLISGISLI, encoded by the coding sequence GTGCCTGATATCTCCACCCTGCTGCTACTCAGCCTTGCCGTGTTCGCCGGAGCCTTCGTATCCGGACTTTCGGGCTTTGCATTCTCGGCGGTGGCGGGCGCGATCCTGCTGCGCGTGTTCAAGCCGCTGGAAGCCGTGCCGCTGATGATGGCGTGTAGCATCGGCGTGCAGGCGACCAATCTGTGGGCGCTTCGGCGCAGCATCCGCTGGGAGGGCAGTCTGCTCCTGATCGTCGGCGGATTGATCGGCGTTCCCATCGCGGTCTCGCTGTTGCAGTCGACCGATACGCATCTGCTCCGGCGCGGCTTTGGCGTCGTCGTCGCACTCTATGCCGCCTACATGCTGCTGCGGCCGACGCTGGTGACGGCCGGCGAGGCCGTCGGCCGGCACTGGGTTGCCCTGATCGGATTCGGCGGTGGGCTGGTCGGCGGGCTGACGGCGATGCCTGGCGCGATTCCGACGATCTGGTGCGATATGCGCGGCATGCCCAAGAGCGAGCAGCGCGGTCTGGTGCAGCCGTTCATCGCCGCGATGCAGCTGTTTGCGATCGTGCTGCTGGTCGGACACCAGGACCTGTCGTCACAGGTCTTCGTCGACCTCGCGGTCAGCCTGCCGGCGTTGTTTGCGGGCTCTGCGCTGGGCGTGATTGCGTTTCATCGCGTGAACGAGACGATCTTTCGCAAGACCGTGCTCGTTCTGTTGCTGATATCGGGGATTTCCCTGATCTAG